In Cyanobium sp. WAJ14-Wanaka, a single genomic region encodes these proteins:
- the holA gene encoding DNA polymerase III subunit delta → MPIHLYWGDDEAARQRAVDGLIAQLVDPAWSSINLSRLDGNDAGQAAQALGEVRTPPFGRGARVVVLQRSPFCNQCPTELAEQWEANLELVAEQCHLVLVNPGKPDARLRTTKSLQKLIKSGEAFEKSFPLPAIWDGAGQVELVQRTARELGLSIEPEAAEALSEAIGSDSARLASELEKLSLYANGKSIKAEAVAALIGSQATNSLAVGDALLAGQPAKAIALVDALLEANEPALRIVAALSSQIRGWLWVSLLEKAGEQDVAVIAKAAGIGNPKRIYVMRKQIRAKPAKLFLQLLGQVLDVEAALKRGTDGGDAFRDGFLLAGSRQSDPGSQQ, encoded by the coding sequence ATGCCGATTCACCTCTACTGGGGCGACGATGAAGCCGCCCGGCAGAGGGCCGTCGATGGCCTGATCGCCCAGCTGGTGGATCCGGCCTGGAGCAGCATCAACCTCAGTCGCCTCGATGGCAACGACGCCGGCCAGGCGGCCCAGGCCCTGGGTGAAGTCCGCACGCCCCCCTTTGGCAGAGGTGCCCGGGTGGTGGTGCTGCAGCGCAGCCCCTTTTGCAACCAATGTCCGACAGAACTGGCCGAGCAGTGGGAGGCAAATTTGGAGCTCGTGGCCGAGCAATGCCACCTGGTTTTGGTCAATCCCGGCAAGCCCGATGCCCGGTTGCGCACCACCAAAAGCTTGCAAAAACTGATTAAGTCTGGGGAAGCTTTCGAAAAATCCTTCCCATTGCCGGCCATTTGGGATGGGGCCGGCCAGGTGGAGTTGGTGCAACGCACGGCCAGGGAGCTTGGCCTATCAATCGAGCCAGAAGCCGCTGAAGCCCTTTCCGAGGCAATCGGCAGCGATAGCGCCCGCCTAGCAAGCGAGCTGGAAAAACTCTCGCTCTATGCCAATGGCAAAAGCATCAAAGCAGAAGCGGTAGCAGCCCTAATCGGCAGCCAAGCCACCAACAGTCTGGCGGTGGGCGATGCCCTGCTGGCTGGCCAACCGGCCAAGGCCATTGCCCTGGTGGATGCCCTGCTGGAGGCCAATGAACCTGCCCTGCGAATCGTGGCTGCCCTATCGAGCCAAATCCGAGGCTGGCTCTGGGTGAGCCTGCTGGAAAAGGCCGGGGAACAGGACGTGGCCGTAATTGCCAAGGCAGCAGGCATCGGCAACCCCAAACGCATCTACGTGATGCGCAAGCAAATTCGAGCCAAGCCAGCCAAGCTTTTTCTCCAACTCCTGGGCCAGGTGCTGGATGTGGAGGCAGCCCTGAAGCGGGGCACCGACGGGGGCGATGCCTTCCGCGATGGCTTTTTACTGGCCGGCTCCCGCCAATCTGACCCTGGCAGCCAGCAATAA
- a CDS encoding aspartate kinase: MALLVQKFGGTSVADAARIQAVAKRIVRCRDQGNDLVVVVSAMGHTTDELTGLAAAINPNPPQREMDMLLATGEQVSIALLAMALHREGVPAVSMTGTQAGIITESAHGRARILEIRTERIQRLLADGQVVVVAGFQGTSSGAAGTPEITTLGRGGSDTSAVALAAALGASACEIYTDVPGVLTTDPRKVADAQLMEQVSCDEMLELASLGAAVLHPRAVEIARNYGVPLVVRSSWGEGPGTLLTSNRRQPLGHGGLELTKPVDGAELESNQALIALAHVPDSPGVAAQLFEALGSAGLNVDLIVQATHEGSTNDIAFTLAADQLDRAQLVCREVLAALGADPEEGGAQLSAESGLAKLSISGAGILGRPGVAARLFDTLAKSGINLRLIATSEVKVSCLVAGHQGQKALRAAAEVFELGENQLRHNPAPSKLGEPAVRGVALDRDQAQVAVRRLPDRPGTAAAVCRAMADAQISLDAIVQSERTHGSGEQLSRDMSFTLRKEDLSRAEVALKALLKQWPGARFEPGAAIARISAVGAGMPCTPGTAAKMFKALAAEKINIELIATSEIRTSCVVPEADGVRALQAVHEAFGLGGAIQHHAKGSESPLEQTA, encoded by the coding sequence ATGGCCCTGCTGGTTCAGAAGTTCGGGGGCACCTCGGTGGCCGATGCGGCGCGTATCCAGGCGGTGGCTAAACGCATCGTCCGCTGCCGCGATCAGGGCAACGACCTGGTGGTGGTGGTCTCCGCCATGGGCCACACCACCGACGAGCTCACCGGACTAGCAGCCGCCATCAACCCCAATCCTCCCCAACGGGAGATGGACATGCTGCTCGCCACCGGCGAACAGGTCTCGATTGCCCTTTTGGCGATGGCCCTCCATCGCGAGGGGGTGCCGGCGGTATCGATGACCGGTACCCAGGCAGGGATCATCACCGAATCTGCCCATGGTCGGGCCCGCATTCTCGAGATCCGCACCGAGCGAATTCAGCGGCTACTGGCCGATGGTCAGGTGGTGGTGGTGGCCGGATTCCAGGGCACCAGCTCGGGAGCTGCAGGCACCCCCGAAATCACCACCCTGGGCCGGGGCGGCTCCGACACCTCAGCGGTGGCCCTGGCTGCAGCTCTTGGGGCCAGCGCCTGCGAGATCTATACCGATGTGCCCGGGGTGCTGACCACCGATCCGCGCAAGGTGGCAGATGCCCAATTGATGGAGCAGGTGAGTTGCGACGAAATGCTGGAGCTAGCCAGCCTGGGGGCGGCGGTGCTCCATCCCCGCGCCGTGGAGATTGCCCGCAACTACGGCGTGCCCCTGGTGGTGCGTTCCAGCTGGGGCGAAGGGCCCGGCACCCTGCTCACCAGCAACCGCCGCCAGCCCCTGGGTCATGGGGGCCTGGAGCTGACCAAACCCGTCGATGGGGCAGAGCTGGAGAGCAACCAGGCCCTAATCGCCCTGGCCCATGTACCCGATAGCCCCGGGGTGGCGGCCCAACTGTTTGAAGCCCTCGGCAGCGCTGGGCTGAATGTGGACCTGATAGTGCAGGCCACCCACGAAGGCAGCACCAACGACATTGCCTTCACCCTGGCCGCAGATCAATTGGACCGGGCCCAGTTGGTGTGCCGGGAAGTGTTGGCGGCCTTGGGTGCTGATCCGGAAGAGGGGGGCGCCCAACTGAGCGCTGAGTCGGGGCTGGCCAAATTGAGCATCTCCGGAGCCGGCATTCTTGGTCGCCCTGGCGTGGCGGCGCGCCTATTCGACACCCTGGCCAAAAGTGGCATCAACCTGCGCCTAATTGCCACCAGTGAGGTGAAGGTGAGCTGCCTGGTGGCCGGCCATCAGGGGCAGAAGGCGCTGCGCGCAGCAGCTGAAGTATTTGAGCTGGGCGAAAACCAATTGCGCCACAACCCCGCCCCCTCCAAGTTGGGTGAACCGGCCGTGCGCGGCGTGGCCCTCGATCGTGACCAGGCCCAGGTCGCAGTGCGGCGGCTACCGGATCGGCCTGGCACTGCAGCAGCCGTTTGCCGAGCCATGGCCGATGCACAAATCAGCCTCGATGCGATTGTTCAATCGGAACGCACCCATGGCAGCGGCGAGCAACTCAGCCGCGACATGAGCTTCACCCTACGCAAGGAAGATCTGAGCCGAGCCGAAGTTGCCCTCAAGGCCCTTCTCAAGCAATGGCCCGGTGCCCGCTTTGAGCCGGGGGCAGCTATCGCCAGGATCAGTGCCGTCGGAGCGGGAATGCCCTGCACTCCAGGTACGGCCGCCAAGATGTTTAAGGCCCTGGCTGCAGAAAAAATCAACATCGAGCTAATCGCCACAAGCGAAATTCGCACCAGTTGTGTGGTGCCAGAGGCCGACGGCGTTAGGGCCCTCCAGGCAGTGCATGAAGCCTTTGGCCTAGGTGGGGCAATCCAGCACCACGCCAAGGGCTCTGAATCACCCCTCGAGCAAACCGCCTAG
- a CDS encoding type II toxin-antitoxin system Phd/YefM family antitoxin, with the protein MNPTPQPQPKCQPSSAFEMADSVGVEAARRRLPELLDRAAGGERILIKRHHKPVAALVPLADQPPADPIRRQRQIQSLLGLQGSGRHCWNRDSPRPARPVPATPAYVQSVQRDQAFAPHLLRRGSKVALDGSALVAYICDAKGTGKYLGPLIEGIAQGYWLGVLSTVSLMRVLEGPLACGDEALVQRYSQAFADGRHWQLISPDAAMAAAAVRLRRQEPQLDEIGAIELATAIQSGAAVLVTDHPALAHTGQHPVLSALRI; encoded by the coding sequence ATGAATCCGACTCCCCAGCCCCAGCCCAAGTGCCAACCAAGCTCAGCCTTTGAAATGGCTGACAGTGTCGGTGTGGAGGCCGCACGACGTCGCCTACCGGAGCTGCTTGACCGCGCCGCAGGCGGGGAACGGATATTGATCAAAAGACATCACAAACCCGTTGCCGCCCTGGTACCCCTCGCCGATCAACCGCCGGCGGATCCGATCCGTCGTCAACGGCAGATCCAATCACTCTTGGGCCTGCAGGGCAGCGGTCGTCACTGCTGGAACCGCGATTCACCACGTCCCGCCCGGCCCGTACCCGCAACCCCGGCCTATGTGCAGTCCGTGCAACGGGACCAGGCCTTTGCACCCCACCTGCTGCGTCGCGGCTCGAAGGTGGCCCTCGATGGCAGTGCCCTAGTGGCCTACATCTGTGATGCCAAGGGCACTGGCAAATATCTCGGGCCCCTAATCGAAGGGATCGCCCAGGGCTATTGGCTGGGGGTGTTGAGCACGGTCAGCCTGATGCGCGTGCTGGAAGGTCCCCTGGCCTGCGGCGATGAAGCCCTGGTCCAGCGCTACAGCCAGGCCTTTGCCGATGGTCGCCACTGGCAACTGATCAGTCCTGATGCGGCCATGGCTGCGGCCGCCGTTCGTCTGCGCCGCCAGGAACCACAGCTCGATGAAATCGGCGCCATCGAGCTGGCCACGGCCATCCAAAGCGGTGCGGCCGTGCTGGTGACCGATCACCCCGCCCTGGCCCACACTGGCCAGCACCCGGTGCTGAGCGCCCTGCGGATCTGA
- a CDS encoding DUF561 domain-containing protein yields the protein MSRFDRLSSQLQAALAERRLLKVIAGLTNFEASSVQRISRAAGLGGADLIDVACDPELVRLAAAESGLPICVSAVDPELFPAAVAAGAALVEIGNYDAFYPLGRIFDAPEVLAITRRTRELLPEVVLSVTVPHVLPLDQQEQLAIDLIQAGADIIQTEGGTSAKPFSAGSLGLIEKAAPTLAASHAISSALRAADLANPVLCASGLSAVTAPMAIASGAAGVGVGSAVNRLQDELAMLAVVRGLRESLPRMVAVAP from the coding sequence ATGTCGCGCTTTGATCGCCTCTCCAGCCAGTTGCAAGCCGCCCTGGCTGAGCGCCGCCTGCTCAAGGTGATTGCCGGCCTCACCAATTTTGAGGCCTCTTCTGTGCAGCGGATTAGCCGGGCGGCAGGGCTTGGTGGGGCAGACCTGATCGACGTGGCCTGTGACCCCGAGCTGGTTCGTTTGGCTGCGGCTGAGAGTGGCCTGCCGATCTGCGTGTCAGCGGTGGATCCCGAGCTATTCCCTGCAGCGGTGGCTGCTGGCGCTGCCCTGGTGGAAATCGGCAATTACGACGCCTTCTATCCCCTCGGTCGCATCTTCGATGCCCCAGAGGTGTTGGCCATTACCCGCCGCACCCGGGAGCTCCTGCCCGAAGTGGTGCTCAGCGTGACCGTGCCCCACGTGCTGCCCCTCGATCAGCAGGAGCAGTTGGCGATCGACCTGATCCAGGCCGGTGCCGACATCATCCAAACGGAGGGCGGCACCAGTGCCAAACCCTTCAGCGCCGGCAGCCTGGGCCTGATTGAGAAGGCAGCCCCCACCTTGGCGGCATCCCATGCCATTAGTTCTGCCCTGCGGGCCGCCGATCTGGCCAATCCGGTGCTCTGTGCTTCCGGCCTCTCGGCTGTCACGGCACCGATGGCGATTGCCTCCGGCGCTGCTGGCGTGGGCGTGGGTTCGGCGGTGAACCGCCTCCAGGATGAATTGGCGATGCTGGCGGTGGTGCGTGGGCTGCGGGAATCCCTGCCTCGCATGGTGGCTGTGGCCCCATGA
- a CDS encoding precorrin-8X methylmutase → MVPQAFDHPIFSESIALIRSALAQEPVDLLSPLSPLESDVLLRLIHSSGDLSLANDLQFSPGACEAGAAALSAGAVILTDTAMAAAAVAPMARRTFANRVASVLDWAPAQPPAGSTRTAAGMALALADLGQVRLGGTGVVVLIGSAPTALERLLELVAAGACPSPALVVGMPVGFVGVEQSKRHLGASGLVHLGLGGSKGGAGLVAAACNALLRHGFLAAAEQA, encoded by the coding sequence GTGGTACCCCAGGCTTTCGACCATCCGATTTTTAGTGAAAGCATCGCCTTGATCCGCTCAGCTTTGGCCCAGGAGCCGGTGGATCTGCTTTCTCCGCTTTCCCCATTGGAAAGTGATGTGCTGCTGCGATTGATCCATAGCAGTGGCGACCTCAGCCTGGCGAATGATCTCCAGTTTTCCCCTGGGGCCTGCGAAGCCGGAGCGGCGGCCCTTTCAGCCGGCGCAGTGATCCTCACCGACACGGCCATGGCGGCGGCGGCGGTGGCTCCAATGGCACGGCGCACCTTCGCTAATCGGGTGGCCAGCGTGCTCGATTGGGCCCCTGCCCAACCCCCAGCCGGCAGCACCAGAACGGCTGCGGGGATGGCGCTGGCCCTGGCGGATCTAGGTCAGGTTCGATTAGGCGGCACTGGCGTTGTTGTGTTGATTGGCAGTGCTCCCACTGCCTTGGAGCGACTGCTGGAGTTGGTGGCAGCTGGGGCCTGTCCGTCGCCGGCCCTGGTGGTGGGCATGCCCGTGGGGTTTGTGGGGGTGGAACAGAGCAAGCGTCACCTGGGCGCCAGTGGCCTAGTGCACCTGGGGCTCGGGGGCTCCAAGGGCGGAGCCGGATTGGTGGCTGCTGCCTGTAATGCCCTGCTGCGCCACGGGTTTTTGGCGGCGGCAGAGCAGGCCTAA
- the uvrB gene encoding excinuclease ABC subunit UvrB, whose amino-acid sequence MVPFQLHAPYEPKGDQPSAIKAMVAGVNQGERYQTLLGATGTGKTFSIANVIAQTGRPTLVLAHNKTLAAQLCNELREFFPNNAVEYFISYYDYYQPEAYVPVSDTYIAKTASINEEIDMLRHSATRSLFERKDVIVVASISCIYGLGIPSEYLKAAVKFEVGSTLNLRGSLRDLVNNQYSRNDLEITRGRFRVRGDVLEIGPAYEDRLVRIELFGDEVEAIRYVDPTTGEILQSMDAINIYPAKHFVTPKERLGDAIKAIRSELKARLELLQGQGRLLEAQRLEQRTTYDLEMLEQVGYCNGVENYARHLTGREAGTPPECLIDYFPKDWLLVVDESHVTCSQLQAMYNGDQSRKGVLIEHGFRLPSAADNRPLKGDEFWQKAGQTIFVSATPGNWEMAQSKGQIVEQVIRPTGVLDPIVEVRPTDGQVDDLLGEIRERSDRQERVLVTTLTKRMAEDLTDYLAENGVRVRYLHSEIHSLERIEIIQDLRNGEYDVLVGVNLLREGLDLPEVSLVAILDADKEGFLRAERSLIQTIGRAARHVDGKALLYGDNLTDSMAKAISETERRRAIQHAYNVKHGITPSPAGKRAGNSILSFLEVSRRLNDEQIEPVVDKAEYNLVPLDALPELIQQLEEKMKAAAKNLEFEDAANLRDKIKTLRQKLVGKC is encoded by the coding sequence ATGGTCCCCTTCCAACTCCACGCCCCCTACGAGCCCAAGGGCGACCAGCCCAGCGCCATTAAGGCGATGGTTGCTGGCGTCAATCAAGGCGAGCGCTACCAAACGCTTTTGGGTGCAACGGGCACTGGCAAGACCTTTTCGATTGCCAATGTGATCGCCCAAACCGGGCGCCCCACCTTGGTCTTGGCCCACAACAAAACCCTGGCGGCCCAGCTCTGCAATGAGCTGCGGGAATTTTTCCCAAACAATGCCGTTGAATATTTTATTTCCTACTACGACTACTACCAGCCCGAGGCCTATGTGCCCGTCTCGGACACCTATATCGCTAAAACAGCTTCAATCAACGAAGAAATAGACATGCTGCGCCACTCGGCGACGCGGTCGTTATTTGAGCGTAAGGATGTGATTGTGGTGGCCTCAATCAGTTGTATATACGGCTTAGGAATTCCTTCGGAATACCTAAAAGCTGCGGTCAAATTTGAGGTGGGATCCACCCTAAATCTGCGGGGCTCCCTCAGGGATTTAGTCAATAATCAATACTCTCGCAATGATCTGGAGATCACTCGGGGCCGTTTTCGGGTGCGGGGGGATGTGCTCGAGATTGGCCCGGCCTATGAAGATCGGCTGGTGCGCATTGAGCTCTTTGGCGATGAGGTTGAGGCGATTCGCTACGTGGACCCCACCACCGGCGAAATTCTGCAGAGTATGGATGCCATCAATATTTACCCGGCCAAGCACTTTGTGACCCCCAAGGAGCGGCTGGGTGATGCCATTAAGGCGATCCGCTCAGAGCTCAAGGCGCGCCTAGAACTGCTCCAGGGCCAGGGGCGCCTGCTGGAGGCCCAACGACTGGAGCAGCGCACCACCTACGACCTCGAAATGTTGGAACAGGTGGGCTATTGCAATGGGGTTGAAAACTACGCCCGCCATTTGACGGGCAGGGAAGCTGGCACGCCACCGGAATGTTTGATTGATTATTTCCCTAAGGATTGGCTTTTGGTGGTGGATGAAAGCCATGTCACCTGCTCCCAATTGCAGGCGATGTACAACGGCGACCAATCCCGCAAGGGGGTGCTGATTGAGCACGGTTTCCGTTTACCCAGTGCGGCGGATAATCGGCCCTTAAAAGGTGATGAATTTTGGCAAAAAGCTGGTCAGACAATCTTTGTGAGCGCTACCCCTGGTAATTGGGAGATGGCGCAGAGTAAGGGCCAGATAGTGGAGCAGGTGATTAGGCCCACCGGGGTGCTGGATCCGATTGTGGAGGTGCGCCCCACCGATGGCCAGGTCGACGACCTGCTCGGTGAAATCCGTGAGCGCTCTGATAGGCAGGAGCGGGTTTTGGTGACGACCCTGACCAAGCGCATGGCGGAAGACCTCACCGACTACCTGGCGGAAAATGGGGTGAGGGTGCGTTACTTGCACTCTGAAATTCATTCACTGGAGCGAATTGAGATTATTCAGGATCTACGCAATGGTGAATACGACGTGCTGGTGGGTGTGAACCTGCTGCGTGAAGGCCTGGACTTGCCCGAGGTTTCGCTGGTGGCGATTCTGGATGCGGATAAGGAAGGTTTTCTGCGGGCCGAACGCTCCCTAATCCAAACGATTGGCCGTGCTGCCCGCCACGTTGATGGCAAGGCCCTGCTCTATGGCGACAACCTCACCGATTCGATGGCCAAGGCGATTTCAGAAACGGAGCGCCGCCGGGCAATTCAGCATGCCTACAACGTCAAGCACGGCATCACCCCAAGCCCAGCGGGCAAGCGGGCGGGCAATTCAATTTTGTCGTTTTTGGAGGTTTCCCGCCGCCTCAACGACGAGCAGATTGAGCCAGTGGTCGATAAGGCCGAATACAACCTGGTGCCCCTGGATGCCCTGCCCGAGCTAATCCAACAGTTGGAGGAGAAGATGAAGGCTGCCGCCAAGAATCTAGAGTTTGAGGATGCGGCGAATCTGCGCGACAAAATCAAAACACTGCGCCAAAAATTAGTTGGCAAGTGCTAA
- a CDS encoding alpha/beta fold hydrolase gives MAALAIAPLARPGRAVERVDLVAPFSGETHSIALSELADPKALLAGKSDLADLDRALDGSIGRQLIQVLHNPLPLSEGAFDKDSGSPLLQQVILVLSSLGELEGFKTKDISADVLANVIDKASVDGKITFYSLLQALPGQAIRINLPLVVRAINRNAQQRELTNKLLASLPSVAAAPGFSKPGPASVERRELELVVSHRSVPLSLVVIQPTKSPNGRLVVISHGLWDSPKNFEGWARHLASYGYTVVLPEHPGSDQDQQRAMLAGESPPPTPQELRLRPMDVSAVLDAIQGGKLPGLNGVQVKSTVVVGHSWGAITALQLAGGRSRAEPLQKNCGDLTGSDRNFSWILQCSFVSVADSPSQADPRVTSVIAVSPPIGLLFDPDAAKEIQARVLLVSGSKDWVVPPDPEALAVFSQSPALGHRLVLVQGGDHFNLRAPAAKSSSTTGPKTSTPSQPTKLPVLAPLILAWVNGTFAAGSQAAPAPGAPSLLPASGWGRDGMVLVDVSPQLAGANQPATK, from the coding sequence TTGGCAGCGCTTGCGATTGCTCCCCTGGCAAGGCCCGGGCGGGCCGTTGAGAGGGTTGATTTGGTGGCTCCATTTTCAGGGGAGACCCACTCAATTGCCCTTTCGGAATTGGCCGATCCCAAGGCGTTGCTTGCGGGTAAAAGCGATCTTGCCGATTTAGATCGGGCCCTAGATGGCTCGATTGGCAGGCAGTTGATTCAGGTTCTCCACAATCCCCTGCCCCTCAGTGAGGGTGCTTTTGATAAGGATTCAGGTTCGCCCCTGTTGCAGCAGGTGATTTTGGTGCTTTCCTCCCTGGGGGAGCTGGAAGGTTTTAAGACTAAGGATATTTCAGCGGATGTGTTGGCAAATGTTATTGACAAGGCATCAGTAGACGGTAAGATTACATTTTATTCCCTGCTACAGGCGCTGCCGGGCCAGGCAATTCGCATCAATTTGCCCCTGGTTGTGCGGGCGATAAACCGCAATGCCCAGCAGCGGGAGCTCACCAATAAATTGTTGGCAAGCCTGCCTTCTGTGGCGGCTGCACCCGGGTTCAGCAAGCCTGGGCCTGCATCCGTGGAGCGCCGGGAGTTGGAACTGGTGGTTAGCCATCGATCTGTTCCGCTCTCTTTAGTGGTGATCCAGCCGACTAAATCTCCCAATGGCAGGTTGGTGGTGATTTCCCACGGGCTCTGGGATTCACCGAAGAACTTTGAGGGTTGGGCTCGCCACCTGGCCAGCTATGGCTACACCGTGGTGCTGCCCGAACATCCCGGCAGTGATCAGGATCAGCAACGGGCCATGCTCGCCGGCGAATCGCCGCCCCCCACGCCCCAGGAGTTGCGCCTGCGGCCGATGGATGTGAGCGCGGTGCTCGATGCAATTCAGGGGGGGAAACTGCCTGGCTTGAATGGGGTTCAGGTGAAATCCACCGTGGTGGTGGGCCACTCCTGGGGGGCAATCACTGCCCTGCAATTGGCTGGCGGGCGTTCTAGGGCAGAGCCCTTGCAAAAGAACTGTGGTGATCTAACCGGCTCCGATCGCAACTTCAGCTGGATCCTCCAGTGCAGCTTTGTCTCCGTGGCTGATTCGCCTTCCCAGGCGGATCCACGGGTCACATCGGTGATTGCGGTGAGCCCCCCCATTGGCTTGTTGTTTGATCCGGATGCGGCCAAGGAGATCCAGGCCCGGGTGTTGCTAGTTAGCGGCAGCAAGGATTGGGTGGTGCCGCCCGATCCAGAGGCCCTGGCAGTCTTTTCCCAGTCTCCGGCCCTTGGTCATCGCCTGGTGCTAGTACAAGGTGGCGATCATTTCAACCTGCGGGCTCCGGCCGCCAAGAGTTCTTCCACCACTGGCCCGAAGACCAGCACCCCATCCCAACCAACCAAGCTGCCCGTGTTGGCGCCCCTGATTTTGGCTTGGGTCAATGGCACCTTTGCCGCCGGCTCCCAGGCTGCCCCCGCTCCAGGTGCCCCCAGCCTGTTGCCGGCTTCCGGCTGGGGCCGTGATGGCATGGTGCTGGTGGATGTCAGTCCCCAGCTGGCAGGAGCTAACCAGCCAGCCACCAAATAG